The proteins below are encoded in one region of Microbacterium pygmaeum:
- a CDS encoding glycosyltransferase family 4 protein, with protein sequence MDWKAVIGIRPTASGAPLKTSGVRELEFTWHGRDSVRRIREIAEVSPEIASSDVVISLISQSDIAFSRSRARASAKWVAWVRGKPWPAAGEQSLLRRLPLRWLETRALRSADEVWATTPVLASEFAAARAAEIVPAGIGGVSRTSWGTEGAGPLVWAGRVDVDKRPGLFIDIVEKTRHPGRLFGEGPLTVDLQKRHADGLTWAGWADADELWNGASVFVGTSAREAFGRSAVEAAAAGLPIVIARDYGAAPLLVTSDEMRRACVVESDDPEVWANAVRRILDDQDLRRAVSDHVYANAKQLTIAASVKIAAERAMTLVDGVRSI encoded by the coding sequence ATGGACTGGAAGGCAGTCATCGGCATCCGCCCGACGGCGTCCGGCGCGCCGCTGAAGACGAGCGGTGTGCGGGAACTCGAGTTCACTTGGCACGGGCGTGATAGCGTCCGCCGCATCCGTGAGATCGCCGAGGTGTCGCCGGAGATCGCCTCGTCCGACGTTGTGATCTCACTGATATCCCAGAGCGACATCGCTTTTTCTCGATCTCGCGCTCGCGCCTCCGCGAAATGGGTGGCATGGGTACGCGGAAAGCCTTGGCCGGCGGCCGGCGAGCAAAGCCTTCTCCGCCGGCTGCCACTCCGATGGCTAGAGACGCGCGCACTTCGATCCGCGGATGAGGTCTGGGCCACAACCCCGGTACTCGCTTCCGAGTTCGCGGCCGCGCGCGCCGCCGAGATCGTGCCGGCAGGGATCGGAGGTGTCAGCCGAACCTCTTGGGGCACGGAGGGCGCCGGCCCACTGGTGTGGGCGGGCCGCGTCGATGTAGACAAGCGACCTGGACTCTTCATCGACATTGTCGAGAAGACCCGCCACCCCGGTCGTTTGTTCGGGGAGGGGCCGCTGACAGTAGACCTGCAGAAGCGACATGCTGACGGGCTGACTTGGGCTGGCTGGGCGGACGCCGATGAACTTTGGAACGGCGCTTCCGTGTTCGTCGGGACGTCCGCACGAGAAGCCTTCGGACGAAGTGCTGTCGAGGCGGCGGCTGCAGGGCTTCCGATCGTTATCGCGCGCGATTACGGTGCGGCGCCGCTCCTGGTCACATCGGATGAGATGCGCCGAGCATGCGTAGTGGAGTCTGACGACCCCGAGGTGTGGGCGAATGCCGTCCGTCGCATCTTGGACGATCAGGATCTACGAAGAGCGGTTTCCGATCACGTGTATGCCAACGCAAAGCAACTGACGATTGCAGCATCGGTGAAGATCGCGGCAGAGCGTGCGATGACGTTAGTTGATGGAGTGCGGTCGATATGA
- a CDS encoding oligosaccharide flippase family protein: MFAGAAKNFLGNVVGPLAGLISAPILAHVLGAEGRGEVAGATAPLLLFATLAAFGIPEAVTYFVARDLTHRLVILRRATIITALVGLAATGAAIALAPFLSGGSQELTSLIVMASLAILPTIFVGILRATAAGLGRWSLVASERAAGPLIRLIAIIILALLAQLDVFSATLAIAYSPVIAGLIYLALPWRSGRSEEPPPSYADVTGYSARAWLGSIAGVILMRIDQVLMVPLSSTTELGLYVVAVTVSELPLVVNTAIREVVFATDARSSSDEALTRAARVSLLVCLMMGLALGLTCYWWLPVLFGAEFGAAVPVAMILLLAVVIGIPGSVAGAGLSARGLPQLRSYSLVLACVINLVIVITTVPLIGAVGAALATLAGNLISSNFNVLQMRLRFGTPFWSFYAVRRSDVSTLAARVLRLFRRG; the protein is encoded by the coding sequence ATGTTCGCTGGCGCCGCCAAGAACTTTCTAGGCAACGTCGTTGGCCCGCTTGCGGGTTTGATCAGCGCGCCGATTCTTGCCCACGTTCTTGGCGCGGAGGGACGAGGTGAAGTCGCTGGTGCAACCGCTCCGCTTCTCCTCTTCGCGACGTTGGCGGCGTTCGGCATCCCAGAGGCAGTAACCTACTTCGTCGCGAGAGACCTCACCCATCGGCTCGTCATCCTCCGCCGCGCCACGATCATCACGGCACTGGTGGGGCTAGCTGCAACGGGTGCAGCGATCGCGCTAGCGCCGTTCCTCTCGGGCGGAAGTCAGGAGCTGACCTCTCTCATCGTGATGGCTTCTCTTGCCATCCTTCCAACCATCTTCGTGGGCATTCTGCGGGCGACTGCAGCTGGACTCGGAAGATGGTCGTTAGTTGCATCGGAACGTGCCGCTGGGCCTTTGATTCGCTTGATTGCGATCATAATCCTGGCCCTCCTGGCACAACTGGATGTATTTTCGGCGACCCTCGCGATCGCATACTCTCCGGTCATCGCGGGCCTGATCTACCTCGCCTTGCCGTGGCGTTCGGGGCGATCGGAAGAGCCACCGCCTTCATACGCAGATGTCACCGGCTACAGTGCTCGCGCGTGGCTTGGGTCAATTGCGGGCGTCATCCTCATGCGCATCGACCAAGTGCTGATGGTTCCGCTGAGTTCGACAACCGAACTCGGGCTCTATGTCGTCGCGGTCACTGTCAGCGAGCTGCCCCTTGTCGTGAATACCGCCATCCGCGAGGTGGTTTTCGCCACCGATGCGAGAAGCTCGTCGGACGAGGCCTTGACGCGAGCAGCGCGCGTGTCCCTGCTTGTGTGTTTGATGATGGGGCTCGCGCTCGGGCTCACCTGCTACTGGTGGCTTCCTGTCCTCTTCGGCGCTGAATTCGGAGCGGCTGTGCCGGTGGCGATGATTCTTCTCCTAGCGGTGGTGATCGGGATACCCGGGTCGGTCGCGGGTGCGGGACTCAGCGCGCGGGGTCTGCCGCAATTGAGGAGCTACTCGCTCGTACTTGCATGCGTGATCAACCTCGTCATCGTGATCACCACGGTTCCGCTGATCGGCGCGGTCGGGGCAGCGCTGGCAACGCTCGCCGGGAACCTTATCTCCAGCAATTTCAATGTGCTGCAAATGCGGCTTCGATTCGGCACACCATTCTGGTCGTTCTACGCTGTTAGGCGATCAGATGTGTCCACGCTCGCGGCGCGTGTCCTACGACTCTTCCGACGAGGCTGA
- a CDS encoding O-antigen ligase family protein: MLILGVIAPFAIALAIALPKWLYLAGIAAFAALFRGFSVLATPVYLVAAVVLTLFRTKRPAVPLRSTRMFVTTSVVAGLLCFMSIAWSVRGDSAIEAGLTWLALPLLTLFVVNMLLDDGLPSLGKFLAALAPVAVVQALSTVVFRFAPAVEESYYRSSLSTLFIGRLGQDLYTTDAVNNVLNPDRAGGFLFVNLNRASMAMGVMLVAFVAYGYLARKRWVWLAVAPLAAAIVLGGSKTGLALLVLLPLFSLILAVAARSGNPAARMGVVVGGLVIAVVGVQVFFATADDYVNASEATLLPRLQLWGEAIRAIGENLLLGLGFGGWYERWESGGVAIAFSMRPAHNWFLQAWLDAGIAYVAISIVFVVVILIMQLRAVNDARSGHAKFAMAMSGSGFLWVAIHGLGDNSALYGEPPALAFLAVLAALMLTAGRFDSEKRPTLNSRDYATAGSHRRVHSARSESTRSN; this comes from the coding sequence TTGCTCATCTTGGGCGTGATCGCTCCATTCGCCATCGCGCTAGCGATCGCTCTTCCAAAGTGGCTTTACCTTGCTGGCATTGCGGCCTTCGCAGCCCTGTTCCGTGGCTTCTCGGTCCTAGCCACGCCGGTGTACCTGGTTGCGGCGGTCGTCTTGACCTTATTCCGCACGAAGAGACCCGCGGTACCTCTTCGTTCGACGCGAATGTTCGTGACGACATCGGTAGTCGCCGGTCTACTCTGCTTCATGTCGATTGCCTGGTCTGTCCGGGGCGACTCCGCAATCGAGGCTGGGCTGACGTGGCTCGCTTTGCCGCTCCTAACGTTGTTCGTGGTGAACATGCTTCTCGACGACGGATTGCCGTCGTTGGGAAAGTTTCTCGCTGCCTTGGCACCGGTGGCCGTCGTGCAGGCGCTCTCAACAGTGGTATTTCGCTTCGCTCCCGCGGTCGAGGAGAGCTACTATCGTTCCTCGCTCTCGACGCTCTTCATCGGTCGGCTAGGGCAGGATCTGTACACCACGGACGCGGTGAATAACGTACTCAATCCAGATCGTGCGGGCGGGTTCCTGTTCGTCAACTTGAATCGCGCCTCGATGGCCATGGGTGTCATGCTCGTGGCGTTTGTCGCATACGGGTATCTGGCGCGCAAACGATGGGTGTGGCTCGCCGTCGCACCACTTGCTGCCGCGATTGTGCTGGGCGGGTCGAAAACAGGACTCGCACTCTTGGTGCTTCTTCCACTTTTTTCACTCATCCTTGCCGTCGCAGCGCGGAGCGGTAACCCGGCCGCACGGATGGGTGTAGTGGTAGGCGGCCTGGTGATCGCAGTCGTGGGGGTTCAGGTCTTCTTTGCTACAGCCGACGACTATGTGAATGCTTCCGAGGCGACCCTCCTACCTCGGCTTCAGCTATGGGGTGAGGCGATCCGGGCGATCGGCGAGAATTTGCTCCTGGGCCTTGGGTTCGGAGGGTGGTACGAGAGGTGGGAATCCGGGGGCGTCGCCATAGCGTTCTCCATGCGACCTGCGCACAATTGGTTTCTCCAGGCCTGGCTCGACGCCGGCATCGCGTATGTCGCCATCTCCATAGTGTTCGTTGTCGTGATACTCATCATGCAATTGCGCGCCGTCAACGACGCGCGCAGCGGTCACGCAAAGTTCGCCATGGCGATGTCTGGTTCGGGATTTCTGTGGGTCGCGATTCACGGTCTCGGAGACAACAGCGCATTGTATGGCGAGCCGCCGGCACTCGCGTTCCTTGCCGTCCTGGCGGCGCTCATGCTCACCGCGGGCAGATTCGATTCCGAGAAGCGCCCGACTCTCAATAGCCGGGACTACGCAACCGCTGGATCACATCGGAGGGTTCACTCCGCACGAAGCGAATCTACTCGATCCAACTGA
- a CDS encoding acyltransferase family protein — MAGAPLDLAPNVQRYDTVQALRFVAALLVVITHSTFYASERLDPDLFVWKGGTVGVDIFFVISGFVMMITAPPFQKVSGGWRYFAMRRVTRIVPMYWIATTAKIAMILILPGAAINSALTPGHVISSYLFLPTRNESGSVEPVLGVGWTLTFEMFFYAVFAVGLLLRANPYIFATIIMCLAAAGHLLRGDGDWPVWAFYFDKVVLYFVIGMTIAKIVSSNRLRRFVPYMLGGLVAIAGVLIILGQLDWSRNAWLRTVVVTFIVLAAVASDRLLTGRIPRPVLFFGDASYSLYLFHPLLAPLVPAILALIGLEVGWLSVIGSITAALVGSALIYVWVEKPITRGARKLPFAGRLPQPSKVPAAAA, encoded by the coding sequence ATGGCCGGAGCCCCCCTCGATCTGGCACCAAACGTGCAGCGCTATGACACTGTCCAAGCACTTCGATTCGTGGCTGCACTGCTGGTCGTGATCACGCATTCGACGTTCTACGCCTCTGAGAGGCTCGACCCGGACCTTTTCGTCTGGAAGGGCGGAACGGTAGGCGTTGACATCTTCTTCGTGATATCGGGTTTCGTGATGATGATCACTGCTCCGCCATTTCAGAAGGTGAGCGGAGGTTGGCGCTACTTCGCGATGCGACGTGTTACGCGCATCGTACCTATGTATTGGATAGCGACTACCGCCAAGATCGCAATGATTCTCATCCTGCCCGGCGCAGCAATAAATAGCGCGCTCACCCCGGGCCATGTCATATCGTCCTACCTCTTCCTTCCCACGAGGAACGAGTCAGGATCTGTCGAGCCGGTTCTCGGTGTCGGCTGGACATTAACCTTTGAGATGTTCTTCTACGCAGTATTCGCGGTCGGCCTGCTGTTGCGGGCGAATCCCTACATATTTGCAACAATCATCATGTGTTTGGCAGCCGCCGGACACCTGTTGCGCGGAGACGGCGATTGGCCGGTTTGGGCGTTCTACTTCGACAAAGTGGTCCTGTACTTCGTTATCGGCATGACGATTGCGAAGATCGTGAGCAGCAACCGGTTACGTCGGTTCGTCCCTTACATGTTGGGAGGGCTTGTCGCGATCGCCGGCGTCCTGATCATCCTTGGTCAACTCGACTGGTCTAGAAACGCATGGTTGCGGACCGTTGTCGTCACGTTCATCGTTCTCGCGGCGGTTGCATCGGATCGACTACTCACGGGTCGGATTCCTCGCCCCGTTCTCTTCTTCGGCGACGCGTCGTATTCTCTTTATCTCTTCCACCCCCTGCTTGCCCCTCTCGTACCAGCAATCTTGGCGCTGATCGGGTTAGAGGTCGGTTGGCTTTCTGTAATTGGGTCGATTACCGCTGCGCTCGTGGGGAGCGCCCTCATATACGTGTGGGTCGAGAAACCGATCACGCGCGGGGCTCGGAAACTGCCCTTCGCTGGGCGGCTTCCCCAACCGAGCAAAGTTCCGGCCGCCGCTGCGTGA